The DNA window CTTTTGAATCATGAGTGACCGCCCACTAAATCGTCGCCGCTTTGCCAGTCAGATCGCTCTCGGAGTTACCTCCACGTTGGGGTCTGCTCTTCTGACGCGCGTATCGGCCGAGGAGTCTCAGGGGCAGAGTTTGCCGGCGGGGCGTTATGTCGACGTCCACACGCACTTGGGCACGGTCTGGAATACGGGAACCGAACTCACGGCCGAAGCGCTGCTGCGGTGGATGGACACGGCCGATATTGCGCAGGCGGTCGTGCTGCCCTTGGTTTCGCCCGAGTCGAGCAGCTATCCAATCAGTACCGAGTTCGTGCTGTCCCAGACGAAACCGTACCGTGATTGCTTGATTCCGTTCTGCTCGGTCGATCCGCGCACCAGTTACTCGGGCGGAAAGGATGGGCTTGTCAAAATGCTCAAGCAATATGTCGAGGCCGGGGCGCGCGGCTTCGGCGAGCACAAGCCAGGCGTCAAGATCGACGACCCGCGCAATATGGCACTGTACGGCGCTTGCGCC is part of the Pirellulales bacterium genome and encodes:
- a CDS encoding amidohydrolase family protein — encoded protein: MSDRPLNRRRFASQIALGVTSTLGSALLTRVSAEESQGQSLPAGRYVDVHTHLGTVWNTGTELTAEALLRWMDTADIAQAVVLPLVSPESSSYPISTEFVLSQTKPYRDCLIPFCSVDPRTSYSGGKDGLVKMLKQYVEAGARGFGEHKPGVKIDDPRNMALYGACAELQLPVLFHLDNERNMDAPGLPGLENVLREYPTLTMIGHGPGWWASIGGGTTAADLAGYPRGDVAPGGAIDRLMDKYPNLYGDLSAGSGAGAIKRDLKFGREFLVRRQDRLMFGTDFLAPGQ